One Aerococcus urinaeequi DNA segment encodes these proteins:
- a CDS encoding class A sortase, with protein MRRVGFRRVLGLILLVIGIVIMINQAWPVVQVYLNQQDVAVANYTAEELQENASDQSNGQFDFNEVRNVSATEVNQVRTDIESGEADLDVLGAVAIPDANLNTAVIKGMSDVAMVSGAGTMFPDQVMGQGNYTLASHHIGYGTDILLNNISDSVTVGDKIYLTDLTNVYVYETFFVEAVNPDQVQYISQELTGNPIITLMTCTADLTQRWIAQGNLTETVAFGEAPAEVQALFQ; from the coding sequence ATGAGAAGAGTGGGCTTTCGTCGGGTTTTAGGACTGATATTATTGGTAATTGGGATAGTCATTATGATCAACCAGGCTTGGCCAGTGGTACAGGTGTATTTAAACCAGCAAGATGTGGCGGTAGCAAATTATACGGCTGAAGAGCTACAAGAAAATGCGTCGGACCAGTCAAATGGCCAGTTTGATTTCAATGAGGTTCGCAATGTGTCGGCAACAGAAGTCAACCAAGTGCGGACGGACATTGAATCGGGCGAAGCAGACTTGGATGTCCTGGGGGCAGTAGCTATTCCGGATGCCAATTTAAATACCGCGGTCATTAAAGGCATGTCTGATGTAGCCATGGTGTCGGGTGCAGGGACTATGTTCCCAGACCAAGTCATGGGCCAAGGGAATTATACTTTAGCTAGCCACCATATCGGCTACGGGACAGATATCTTACTGAATAACATTTCGGATTCAGTGACGGTTGGGGATAAAATTTACCTGACAGATTTGACCAACGTTTACGTATATGAAACTTTCTTCGTTGAAGCAGTGAATCCTGATCAAGTGCAGTATATTTCGCAAGAATTGACGGGTAATCCTATTATTACCTTGATGACGTGTACAGCTGATTTGACCCAACGGTGGATTGCGCAAGGGAATTTAACCGAAACAGTGGCTTTCGGTGAGGCGCCTGCTGAAGTGCAAGCATTATTTCAGTAG
- a CDS encoding SMI1/KNR4 family protein, producing the protein MHLIASPLQKQFYTYLPKSPIYKRYSVADLPISYHNLVNQQNGGYTSHSYVASKRPSRDALTAVYIPYIAGMYEQKPGADYHIPSITRQKNFVHRPNIPDTGIIFYEDHDRVAYFDFSQVSDKGEPAVAYMDVGLGQVSILAPDFASFLDLFEHRFLGLPAPTLVSYHRVNVAILQANSFQEIADLLADYGPLLGQKWQNDWQDLLAHFDTKPFDQFQAALNTYSQGHKSILSL; encoded by the coding sequence ATGCACTTGATTGCATCTCCATTGCAAAAACAATTTTACACTTATTTACCTAAATCACCAATATATAAACGGTATTCTGTCGCAGATTTACCAATTTCTTATCATAATCTGGTCAACCAACAAAATGGTGGTTATACCTCACACAGTTACGTGGCGAGCAAACGCCCAAGTCGAGACGCTCTTACCGCCGTCTACATCCCTTATATCGCCGGCATGTACGAACAAAAACCAGGCGCCGATTACCACATCCCGTCCATCACTAGGCAAAAGAACTTCGTCCACCGACCTAACATTCCAGATACAGGGATTATCTTTTACGAAGACCACGACCGCGTCGCCTATTTCGACTTTAGTCAAGTAAGCGATAAAGGCGAACCAGCCGTAGCCTATATGGATGTTGGCTTAGGCCAAGTCAGCATTTTAGCGCCCGACTTTGCTAGCTTTTTAGACCTATTCGAACACCGATTTTTAGGACTACCAGCACCAACATTAGTCTCCTATCACCGGGTGAATGTGGCCATCTTACAAGCCAATTCTTTCCAAGAAATCGCTGACCTACTTGCGGACTACGGCCCACTTTTAGGGCAAAAATGGCAAAATGACTGGCAAGACTTGCTGGCTCATTTCGATACAAAACCCTTCGACCAATTCCAAGCAGCCTTGAACACTTACAGCCAAGGCCACAAATCAATTTTATCCTTATAG
- a CDS encoding D-alanine--D-alanine ligase, giving the protein MEIIVLFGGKSAEHDISILTATAIMQKIQYDRHSVTPVYIDRQGHWFKGANMTEKPDAQANFQLDQVGQAIVPTDVLREGTDQIVFPALHGPNGEDGTIQGLFESLNVAYVGAGVLASSAGMDKIVSKHLFNQAGLPQVPFVALTSYDWEKDQEVAIEKVTNELAYPVFVKPANMGSSVGVSEAIDDASLLAALTLAFRYDRRVLVETSVQNPREVELAVLGNDEVFVSLPGELAKGQGFYNYEEKYLNNTTEMIIPAAIDEPTVAKLQDYARKAYLALDGSGLSRADFFLTESGEIYINEVNTLPGFTQFSMYPALWEASGKSYADLLEELIQLGLSRYNKKQSIQQSL; this is encoded by the coding sequence ATGGAAATTATCGTTTTATTCGGTGGAAAAAGTGCGGAGCATGATATTTCTATCTTAACCGCAACTGCCATCATGCAAAAAATTCAATACGATCGCCATAGCGTAACACCGGTATATATTGACCGCCAAGGCCACTGGTTTAAAGGTGCGAACATGACCGAAAAACCAGATGCGCAAGCAAACTTCCAGCTAGACCAAGTGGGCCAAGCGATAGTGCCTACTGACGTTTTGCGAGAAGGGACTGACCAAATCGTTTTCCCAGCACTACACGGACCAAACGGGGAAGACGGGACCATTCAAGGTTTATTCGAAAGTTTAAATGTGGCTTACGTTGGTGCAGGCGTCTTAGCGTCGTCGGCTGGTATGGATAAGATTGTCTCAAAACACTTGTTCAACCAAGCGGGCTTACCGCAAGTGCCATTTGTGGCGCTAACTTCATATGATTGGGAGAAGGACCAGGAAGTGGCCATTGAAAAAGTAACCAATGAACTGGCCTACCCAGTATTTGTGAAACCAGCCAATATGGGGTCAAGTGTTGGGGTATCTGAAGCAATTGATGATGCTTCATTATTAGCAGCCTTAACCTTAGCCTTCCGATACGACCGCCGTGTTTTAGTTGAAACCAGCGTGCAAAATCCGCGTGAAGTAGAACTAGCAGTCTTGGGGAACGACGAAGTTTTCGTTTCATTACCTGGTGAATTGGCAAAAGGGCAAGGTTTCTACAACTATGAAGAGAAATACTTGAACAATACCACTGAGATGATCATTCCTGCAGCGATTGACGAGCCAACAGTGGCGAAATTGCAAGACTATGCACGTAAGGCTTACTTAGCCCTAGACGGTTCGGGTTTATCGCGAGCGGACTTTTTCCTAACTGAATCTGGGGAAATTTATATTAACGAGGTCAACACCTTACCAGGATTCACCCAATTTTCTATGTACCCAGCTTTATGGGAAGCGAGCGGCAAGTCATATGCTGATTTATTAGAAGAATTGATTCAATTAGGGTTAAGTCGCTATAATAAGAAGCAAAGTATTCAGCAGTCACTCTAG
- a CDS encoding UDP-N-acetylmuramoyl-tripeptide--D-alanyl-D-alanine ligase, which translates to MKPTQIKDIVKAVEAIDFTSTARFTEIDSVEFDSRLITPGALFVPLKGATDGHSYIDKAIENGAVAALWSNDPNEAPVGFPIIQVEDTLVAMQALAKAYLGWIKPKVVGITGSSGKTTTKDMTAAALSTALKVHKTNGNYNNDIGLPKTILDMPEDTDVIVLEMGMSGAGEISFLSKLAEPDVVVITMIGENHIEFLGSRENIAKAKLEILDGLKEEGTFIYPGDEPLIVDQMPTDLPQSTLTIGLNDDQDIFAFDVMMDQFQSTFYTNLSPELKMEIPLSGGYNVQNALYALGVAYSFGLSMEQVRPNLAEFSITADRGSWERGILDTQILNDTYNASPSAMKAVIRNFSAIASKGMSQKILVLGDMLELGAFSDELHREIATVIGLNTFKHVFLYGPRIQPLVDALVEKGMHPDLITYIESDKEALIEEVKAILQPEDKVLVKASNGMGLIEVVEALRIASPEAS; encoded by the coding sequence ATGAAACCCACACAAATTAAAGATATCGTAAAAGCCGTTGAGGCAATTGATTTCACATCAACAGCTCGGTTTACAGAAATCGATTCAGTCGAATTCGATTCACGATTAATTACCCCAGGTGCTTTGTTTGTACCATTGAAAGGTGCGACAGATGGCCATTCTTATATTGATAAAGCCATTGAAAACGGGGCTGTTGCGGCCCTATGGTCCAACGACCCCAATGAAGCGCCTGTTGGTTTTCCAATTATTCAAGTAGAAGATACCCTGGTTGCCATGCAGGCGCTTGCCAAGGCTTACCTAGGATGGATCAAGCCAAAAGTGGTTGGCATTACCGGTTCTTCTGGGAAAACAACCACCAAAGATATGACAGCAGCAGCCCTATCGACGGCTCTAAAAGTCCACAAGACAAACGGTAACTACAACAATGATATTGGTTTACCTAAAACCATCCTAGATATGCCAGAAGATACAGACGTCATTGTCCTAGAAATGGGAATGTCAGGTGCTGGTGAGATTTCCTTCTTGAGTAAATTGGCGGAGCCGGATGTTGTGGTCATTACCATGATTGGGGAAAACCACATCGAATTCCTAGGGTCACGGGAAAATATCGCCAAGGCTAAGTTGGAAATTTTAGATGGCTTGAAAGAAGAAGGGACCTTTATTTACCCGGGGGATGAGCCTTTAATTGTCGACCAAATGCCAACCGATTTACCGCAATCGACTTTAACAATTGGCTTAAATGATGATCAAGATATCTTCGCCTTTGACGTGATGATGGACCAATTCCAATCGACCTTCTATACCAATTTGTCACCTGAATTAAAAATGGAAATTCCTTTATCAGGTGGCTATAACGTACAGAACGCCTTATATGCCTTAGGGGTTGCCTACTCATTTGGTTTATCAATGGAGCAAGTCCGTCCTAATTTAGCTGAGTTTTCAATTACGGCTGATCGTGGTTCATGGGAACGTGGAATTTTAGATACGCAAATCTTGAATGATACGTACAATGCCAGCCCTTCAGCTATGAAAGCTGTCATCCGAAACTTCTCAGCCATTGCTTCAAAAGGTATGTCTCAAAAGATTTTAGTCTTAGGAGACATGTTAGAGTTGGGTGCTTTCTCTGATGAATTGCATAGAGAGATTGCTACTGTTATTGGTTTGAATACCTTCAAGCATGTCTTTTTATATGGACCGCGCATCCAACCACTAGTAGATGCTTTGGTTGAAAAGGGGATGCATCCAGATTTAATTACCTATATTGAGTCAGACAAAGAAGCCTTGATTGAAGAAGTTAAAGCCATTTTGCAACCAGAGGACAAGGTCTTAGTGAAGGCAAGTAATGGGATGGGCTTAATTGAGGTAGTGGAAGCGTTAAGAATCGCTTCACCGGAAGCATCCTAG
- a CDS encoding DEAD/DEAH box helicase — protein MKFNEMNLSKPLLRAVEEMGFEEATPIQSQTIPMALGGQDIFGQAQTGTGKTAAFGLPLLEKVHETGGVQALIIEPTRELAVQTGEELYRLGKFKGIHTTTVYGGASIGHQIKLLKKNPPVVIGTPGRILDLIKRGVLKLNNVETLVLDEADEMLKMGFVEDIESIIRELPTERQTLLFSATVPQEIKRIADNFMKDPATVHVKTKQMTADLIDQYYSRCKDYEKFDLLTRFMDVQNPELSIVFARTKRRVDEVARGLIERGYSAEGIHGDLSQDKRLGVLRNFKNGKLDILVATDVAARGLDISGVTHVYNFDIPQDPESYVHRIGRTGRAGKEGMSVTFVTSNEMSYLRTIEDLTKKQMSALRPPTTQEALSGQLSNVVKVVKELIEVEDTGMYQEAITYLSENYTEDEIALALVRSLVKDPSSVKVEITPERPLPNRNKRNFHRNSSNRKNNGGGNRDRNGKGGGYKGDRKGGYKGNAKDKNRNNYDRKKSNGGNKQSNGKSAEFKITLVRCDKSRLDLYRAGTKAE, from the coding sequence ATGAAATTTAATGAAATGAATCTATCAAAGCCACTGCTTCGCGCAGTCGAAGAAATGGGTTTTGAGGAAGCAACACCTATCCAATCCCAAACGATTCCGATGGCACTTGGGGGACAAGACATCTTTGGACAAGCTCAAACAGGTACTGGTAAAACAGCTGCTTTTGGTTTGCCATTATTAGAAAAAGTTCATGAAACTGGTGGCGTACAAGCCCTAATTATTGAACCAACTCGTGAATTAGCTGTGCAAACAGGTGAAGAATTATACCGCCTAGGTAAATTTAAAGGAATCCACACAACAACTGTATACGGTGGTGCGTCAATCGGACACCAAATCAAATTATTGAAGAAAAATCCACCAGTTGTAATAGGTACACCGGGTCGTATCTTAGACCTTATCAAACGTGGTGTGTTGAAATTAAACAATGTGGAAACATTGGTATTAGATGAAGCAGACGAAATGTTGAAAATGGGCTTTGTTGAAGATATCGAATCAATTATTCGTGAGTTACCAACAGAACGCCAAACGCTACTTTTCTCTGCAACAGTACCGCAAGAAATCAAACGTATTGCGGATAACTTCATGAAAGACCCAGCAACTGTTCATGTCAAAACAAAACAAATGACTGCGGACTTAATTGATCAATATTATTCACGTTGTAAAGACTACGAAAAATTCGACTTATTAACACGTTTTATGGATGTACAAAATCCTGAATTGTCAATCGTTTTCGCCCGTACAAAACGTCGCGTTGACGAAGTGGCACGTGGGTTAATTGAACGTGGCTATTCAGCTGAAGGTATCCACGGTGATTTAAGTCAAGATAAACGTTTAGGGGTTTTACGTAACTTCAAAAACGGTAAATTAGATATCTTAGTAGCGACAGACGTTGCTGCACGTGGTTTGGATATTTCAGGTGTAACACACGTTTACAACTTCGATATTCCACAAGACCCAGAATCATACGTTCACCGTATTGGTCGTACAGGTCGTGCCGGTAAAGAAGGTATGTCAGTTACATTTGTTACTAGTAACGAAATGTCTTACTTACGTACGATTGAAGATTTAACCAAGAAACAAATGTCTGCCCTACGTCCACCTACGACACAAGAAGCATTAAGTGGTCAATTGTCTAACGTAGTTAAAGTCGTTAAAGAGTTAATTGAAGTAGAAGATACAGGTATGTATCAAGAGGCAATTACTTACTTATCAGAAAACTATACTGAAGACGAAATTGCCTTAGCATTAGTTCGTTCATTAGTGAAAGATCCTTCTTCTGTAAAAGTAGAAATCACACCGGAACGTCCATTGCCTAACCGAAACAAACGTAACTTCCACCGTAATTCATCAAATCGCAAAAACAATGGTGGTGGAAACCGTGACCGTAACGGCAAAGGTGGCGGCTACAAAGGCGACCGTAAAGGTGGTTACAAAGGTAATGCTAAAGACAAAAACCGTAACAACTACGACCGTAAAAAATCAAACGGTGGTAACAAACAATCTAATGGTAAATCAGCAGAATTTAAAATTACGTTAGTAAGGTGTGACAAAAGTCGTTTAGACTTGTATCGCGCTGGAACAAAAGCCGAATAA
- the acpS gene encoding holo-ACP synthase, translating to MIIGLGTDLVETARIKEAIANNSRFVGKLLTENELSTYTDILNEKRRVEFVAGRWAAKEAFAKAYGTGISSQLHFQDIEIVNNDQRKPLVICDKVDTPVHITISHTDHYATATVIIED from the coding sequence ATGATTATTGGTTTAGGAACAGATTTAGTTGAAACAGCGCGTATTAAGGAGGCGATTGCCAACAATTCTCGTTTTGTGGGGAAATTACTAACGGAAAACGAGTTGAGTACATACACAGATATTCTCAATGAGAAACGGCGAGTAGAATTTGTAGCAGGTCGGTGGGCGGCAAAAGAAGCGTTCGCCAAGGCATATGGTACTGGTATTTCGAGCCAGCTGCATTTTCAAGATATTGAAATTGTGAATAATGACCAGCGTAAACCCCTCGTTATTTGTGACAAAGTAGATACGCCGGTACATATTACCATCAGTCACACTGACCATTATGCTACTGCAACGGTTATTATTGAGGACTAG
- a CDS encoding ABC transporter ATP-binding protein — MIEFKNVEKVYPGGTTAVKDASLTIDDGEFVCFIGTSGSGKTTALRMINRMHDPSGGEILIDGEATTSKDPVELRRGIGYVIQQTGLMPHMTVYDNIVTVPRLLKWDEKKNRDVAERLMNRVELPVEYLDRYPSELSGGQQQRIGVIRALAANPKIVLMDEPFGALDPITRDALQELVKELQVEFGSTFVFVTHDMDEALNLADRIAVWHEGDLIQYDTPDEILRNPANEHVRGFLGEERLMQAQTDFITVKEIMLTTPLTATLGMSLAKAITIMRDNHVDSLFVIDDDHHLKGILTLNDLASRTANSSLSVADVMHTRIRPVFEDALVQDTTTQILKGRIPNMPVVDREGRLTGLVTRSALVNLVYNSIWGDEEEIDKLTDEPVFENAETTAVHPIDATTEGADK, encoded by the coding sequence ATGATAGAGTTCAAGAATGTCGAAAAGGTATATCCAGGGGGCACAACCGCTGTTAAAGACGCCTCTTTGACAATTGATGATGGTGAGTTTGTATGTTTCATTGGGACTTCAGGTTCTGGTAAAACAACAGCGCTACGGATGATTAACCGTATGCACGATCCATCTGGTGGGGAAATTCTGATCGACGGCGAAGCAACAACTTCAAAAGATCCAGTAGAATTACGCCGCGGAATTGGTTATGTAATCCAACAAACAGGATTAATGCCACATATGACTGTATACGACAACATCGTAACAGTACCTCGCTTACTAAAATGGGATGAGAAGAAAAACAGAGATGTCGCAGAACGTTTAATGAACCGGGTTGAATTACCTGTAGAATACTTAGACCGCTATCCAAGCGAGTTATCAGGTGGACAACAACAACGTATCGGGGTTATCCGTGCTTTAGCAGCCAATCCAAAAATCGTTTTAATGGATGAGCCTTTTGGTGCCTTAGACCCAATTACCCGTGATGCTTTACAAGAATTAGTAAAAGAACTACAAGTTGAATTTGGTTCAACATTTGTGTTTGTAACGCACGATATGGATGAAGCTTTAAACTTAGCTGACCGTATTGCAGTATGGCATGAGGGTGACTTAATCCAATATGATACACCAGATGAAATTTTACGTAATCCAGCTAACGAACACGTACGTGGTTTCTTGGGTGAAGAACGCTTAATGCAAGCACAAACTGATTTCATTACAGTAAAAGAAATCATGTTAACCACACCATTAACTGCCACCTTAGGGATGTCTTTAGCTAAGGCAATTACAATCATGCGTGACAACCATGTCGATTCACTATTTGTAATCGATGATGACCATCATCTAAAAGGTATATTGACCTTAAATGATTTGGCTTCACGTACAGCGAACTCAAGTTTATCTGTTGCAGACGTCATGCACACAAGAATTCGCCCAGTATTTGAGGATGCTTTAGTACAAGACACCACTACACAAATCCTAAAAGGTCGTATACCTAACATGCCAGTGGTTGACCGTGAAGGCCGTTTAACTGGTCTGGTTACACGTTCAGCATTAGTAAACCTTGTTTACAACTCAATTTGGGGTGACGAGGAAGAAATTGACAAGTTAACTGATGAACCCGTATTTGAAAATGCAGAAACAACAGCAGTTCACCCAATTGATGCGACTACTGAAGGAGCTGATAAATAA
- a CDS encoding ABC transporter permease: protein MQEFIASQGSEVIRLLWEHIYMSLISLGLGVIVAVPLGIFLSQVPKVANVVISIVSVLQTIPTLALLALMIPFLGVGKVPAIVALFIYSLLPILRNTYLGMSNVNPDLLDAAKGMGLKRMQIIRQVQLPLAVPVIMAGIRLSTVYVIAWTTLASYIGGGGLGDMIFNGLNLFRPDLILGGTIPVTILAVIVDLVMARIEEWVTPTTSSKKGDESLA from the coding sequence ATGCAAGAGTTTATTGCCAGTCAAGGTAGTGAAGTCATTCGCCTACTTTGGGAGCATATTTACATGTCATTGATTTCCTTAGGTCTAGGTGTTATTGTGGCTGTACCTTTAGGTATCTTCCTTTCACAAGTACCAAAAGTAGCCAATGTAGTGATTTCTATTGTGTCAGTTTTACAAACAATTCCAACGCTAGCACTTTTAGCTTTAATGATTCCCTTCCTAGGTGTTGGTAAGGTGCCGGCAATTGTCGCCTTATTTATCTACTCGCTATTACCGATTCTACGTAATACTTACTTAGGGATGTCAAACGTAAACCCAGATTTACTTGATGCTGCTAAGGGGATGGGGTTGAAACGGATGCAAATTATTCGCCAAGTACAACTACCACTTGCGGTACCAGTTATTATGGCGGGTATTCGTCTTTCGACAGTCTATGTAATAGCCTGGACAACACTTGCCTCATATATCGGTGGAGGCGGCCTAGGGGATATGATCTTTAACGGATTGAACCTATTTAGACCAGACTTAATTTTAGGTGGTACGATCCCTGTAACCATCCTTGCGGTCATTGTTGACTTAGTGATGGCGCGTATAGAGGAATGGGTTACACCAACAACCTCTTCTAAGAAAGGAGATGAATCACTTGCGTAA
- a CDS encoding osmoprotectant ABC transporter substrate-binding protein, with product MNHLRKMKYLKTSIIAVLSTIILTACSLPGLGGSSENGISIVSGSTTERLILGHIVEGMVNHYTDAPTNIIPNLGSSSMNHQALETGDANVSAVNYTGTSLTGELGMEAETDPEVALETVISEFDSQYDMHWYTPGYGFANTYAFMVRREDAEKYGLETVSDLEEYADEFSVGVDNTWLNREGDGYEAFKEIYGFDFPELYPMTIGLVYSAVSSGEVDVVLGYSTDGRIISEDLVVLEDDKRLFPPYDGAAVVTNEAREQYPELDGIFAKLASTISDETMQELNFQSDQYLLEPQVVAERFLEENNYFEDAEPFIEPVSQDNLGGEE from the coding sequence ATGAATCACTTGCGTAAAATGAAATATCTTAAGACATCGATTATTGCTGTCTTATCGACAATTATTTTAACAGCTTGTTCATTACCTGGATTAGGGGGTTCATCTGAAAATGGTATTTCCATTGTTTCCGGATCCACAACTGAACGACTAATCTTAGGGCATATTGTTGAAGGTATGGTCAATCACTATACGGATGCCCCAACAAACATTATTCCAAACTTGGGTTCATCATCCATGAACCACCAAGCCTTAGAAACAGGGGATGCCAACGTATCAGCAGTAAACTATACCGGGACTTCACTAACAGGTGAGTTGGGTATGGAAGCTGAAACGGATCCTGAGGTTGCCTTAGAAACAGTTATTTCAGAATTTGATTCGCAATATGATATGCATTGGTACACTCCAGGTTATGGCTTTGCAAATACCTATGCCTTCATGGTTCGCCGTGAAGATGCAGAAAAATATGGTTTAGAAACAGTATCTGACTTAGAAGAATACGCTGACGAATTTTCAGTTGGTGTAGATAATACTTGGTTAAACCGTGAAGGTGATGGATATGAAGCTTTCAAAGAAATCTATGGTTTTGATTTCCCAGAATTATACCCAATGACAATCGGGTTGGTTTATTCAGCCGTATCATCTGGTGAAGTAGATGTTGTACTAGGTTACTCAACTGATGGACGTATCATTTCTGAGGACTTGGTTGTACTTGAAGATGATAAACGACTTTTCCCTCCTTATGATGGGGCTGCAGTTGTTACAAATGAAGCACGCGAACAGTACCCTGAATTGGATGGCATTTTTGCTAAATTAGCTAGTACAATTTCTGACGAAACCATGCAAGAATTAAACTTCCAAAGTGACCAATACTTACTGGAACCACAAGTTGTTGCAGAACGCTTTTTAGAAGAAAATAACTATTTCGAAGATGCAGAACCCTTTATTGAACCAGTGTCGCAAGATAATTTAGGAGGTGAAGAATAA
- a CDS encoding ABC transporter permease, producing the protein MVDVTQLNLLEQIGYYFQQNGMYLLSQFFRQLLMTSYGVVFAIIVAVPLGFFIAHKRKTSSFILGLANIIQTIPNLALLSVVMLVMGLGPNLVVFTIFLYSILPILRNTYTGVISVDDTMVDVGKGMGMTPWQVIYKVELPLALSVIMGGIRNAFITGIGISTIGTFVGAGGLGDVLQRGVNASNGTSIIIAAVIPISLMSILADWLLGLIEKRLDPSSTK; encoded by the coding sequence ATGGTTGACGTTACACAATTGAATTTACTTGAACAGATTGGGTATTATTTCCAGCAAAATGGGATGTACCTATTATCACAATTCTTCCGCCAACTATTGATGACCTCTTACGGGGTAGTCTTTGCGATTATTGTGGCCGTACCCTTAGGTTTCTTTATTGCACACAAGCGTAAAACATCTAGCTTTATCTTAGGTTTAGCCAACATTATTCAAACCATACCAAACCTTGCGTTACTATCAGTAGTAATGTTAGTGATGGGACTAGGCCCCAACTTGGTTGTCTTTACCATTTTCCTATATTCGATCTTACCAATTCTACGAAATACTTATACCGGTGTTATCAGTGTAGATGATACAATGGTAGATGTTGGTAAGGGGATGGGGATGACCCCTTGGCAGGTGATTTATAAAGTGGAATTACCACTAGCACTTTCAGTGATCATGGGTGGTATTCGTAATGCCTTTATTACAGGTATTGGGATTTCCACAATCGGTACTTTCGTTGGTGCTGGTGGACTTGGTGACGTATTGCAACGTGGTGTAAATGCTTCAAATGGTACTTCTATTATCATCGCAGCTGTTATCCCAATTTCACTCATGTCAATCCTAGCTGACTGGTTGTTAGGACTAATTGAAAAACGACTAGACCCTTCATCAACCAAATAA
- a CDS encoding DUF2179 domain-containing protein, whose amino-acid sequence MDWSLLLQIFLINLIYIMLNTIRTLLAIRGYQRIAPVIAVVEVTIYTLGLSMVMQYLSNPIYLIAYALGFGVGIYCGMIIENKLALGYSVVEVYVQNDDHTLANALRERGYGVTIQVGYGRDGDRLILTILTPRSNEVYLHRTIDEIDPKAFYLSYDAKYIHGGFWSKRVNPRLIKRSKVKDQQTDNIVVEEVESREEYVEETGYLFEEEVNQETQDTSFEQELNQESDKNSDKE is encoded by the coding sequence ATGGATTGGAGTTTATTACTGCAAATCTTTCTCATCAACTTGATATATATCATGTTGAATACCATACGAACCCTATTAGCCATACGCGGTTACCAAAGAATTGCACCGGTAATAGCTGTTGTAGAGGTGACGATTTATACTCTAGGGCTATCTATGGTAATGCAATATTTATCTAATCCGATTTACCTAATTGCCTATGCCTTAGGTTTCGGAGTTGGGATTTATTGTGGGATGATAATTGAAAACAAACTCGCTTTGGGTTACTCAGTTGTCGAAGTTTATGTGCAAAATGACGATCATACCTTAGCTAACGCTTTACGTGAACGCGGTTATGGTGTCACCATTCAAGTGGGTTATGGTCGTGATGGTGACCGGTTGATCTTAACGATTCTAACGCCAAGATCAAATGAAGTATACTTGCACCGGACAATCGATGAAATTGATCCCAAAGCATTCTACCTATCTTATGATGCCAAATATATCCATGGTGGTTTCTGGTCTAAACGTGTGAACCCACGCCTAATTAAACGATCAAAAGTTAAAGACCAACAAACCGATAATATTGTGGTTGAAGAAGTAGAATCAAGAGAAGAGTATGTGGAAGAAACAGGTTATTTATTCGAAGAAGAGGTCAACCAAGAAACACAAGACACTTCATTTGAACAAGAGTTAAATCAAGAATCAGATAAAAACTCAGATAAAGAATAA
- a CDS encoding QueT transporter family protein yields MKTRKLVNSAMITAIYIVLMYFVQPVGFGAIQFRVSEGLNHLAVFHKDYKWGVVLGVFLSNLMFSASLGIYDIVFGTLHTLLSFLVAEYLFRFAKDIKQRMIIISLVFSVMIFIIALELFWVIQLPFWLTYFTTFLSELIIMGITAPLFYYLDKRLNFRKLMEG; encoded by the coding sequence ATGAAAACAAGAAAATTGGTGAACTCAGCTATGATCACCGCGATTTACATCGTTTTAATGTATTTCGTCCAACCTGTAGGATTCGGCGCCATACAATTCCGCGTATCAGAGGGATTGAACCACCTAGCCGTTTTCCACAAAGACTACAAATGGGGCGTGGTGCTGGGGGTATTCCTATCTAACCTGATGTTCTCAGCATCTCTAGGTATTTACGATATCGTATTTGGGACACTACATACATTGCTATCATTCTTAGTGGCCGAGTACCTATTCAGATTCGCTAAAGACATCAAACAACGCATGATTATCATCAGTCTGGTATTCTCAGTCATGATATTCATCATCGCGCTAGAATTATTCTGGGTCATCCAACTCCCATTCTGGTTGACTTACTTTACTACATTCTTAAGTGAACTCATCATCATGGGAATCACCGCACCACTATTCTACTACTTAGACAAACGCCTAAACTTCCGCAAATTGATGGAAGGTTAA